Part of the Pseudarthrobacter sp. L1SW genome, GCGGGAGTCCTGGAAGCGGCGCCGTCGGACGTCGAAGACGCCCTCAAAGTGTGAGTCGCCCTCAAAGTGTGAGTCTTCGTCCAGATGTGCAGGGCTGGATGGCTGACGACTCCACCCTGCCATCGGGGGAGGGGGTGCCGGACGGCGTCCAGGGCCCGCGCGGCGTTCAGGCGCCGAACGGCAGCCGGGGGTCGATGTCCTGTCCGTCCCACGTCTGGCGCACCCAGCCGTGGTGCGGATCGTCGCTGATGAGCCACTCGCGAACCGGTCCCGGGCCGGCCATGACGTTCAGGTAGTACAGGTCATAGCCCGGGGCCGCCATGGCGGGGCCGTGCCAGCCGTAAGGCACCAGGACAACATCGCCCGTACGCACCTCGGCGGACACGTCGATGGGGCGCTCATCGGAGGCGTACACGCGCTGGTAGCCCATGGCATCGGCGTCGGCCGGGGCTGCGGAACTGGCAGCCACCTGCGTTTCGAAGTAGTAGATCTCCTCCAGCTGCGTCTCGCCGTCCTTTTCCTCGTCGTGCTTGTGAGGGGGATAGGAGGACCAGTTGCCGGCGGGAGTGAGTACTTCACAGACGATGAACCTGTCGGCCTCCAGCGCGGCGGGCGTCCCGAAGTTGTGGACCTGGCGGGAGCAGTTGCCCGCCCCGCGGAGTTCCACGGGGGTCTCGACGGCGGTCACCAGGCGGGTGGGGTACGAATCCTTCGCCGGTGCTGTGGCAATCGCCACGCGACCGCCGTCGGCCGAGCTGATGGTGACCTCCCGGCCCGCGCCGGAGTAGAGGACGTCGCTGGGGCCGTGGAACACGGAGGCACGGCCCGCCAGCTGGTATTCCGTGCCGTCCACGGTGACGGTGAACGAGCCGTTGAGCGGGACCACAATGCGTTCCTCTGCCGCGGCGGGAAGGACGACGTCGGCCCTTGCGGCCAGGGTGGCCACCTTCAGTCCGGTGTGTGCCCACCCCTCCACGGAGAGGGAGGAATCGGACGTCCCGATCGAAACATCCCACTTGCCGTCGGCGGCTGTGCCCAGGGGATAGACCCAGTTGGTCATGCAGTTGGCTCCTTGAACTAGCGCTGTACGAGTGTCATTTCAAAGCTGTAGGAATCCGCGCGGTACACATGGTGGCCGGTTTCAACCCGGCGGCCGGTGTCGTCCACTGCGGTGCGTTCCATGGTGACGAGGGCGGATCCCTGCTCGGCGTCGAGCATGCCGGCCTGGTATTCGTTAGCGGTCATTGCCCCGATCCGCTGGGTGGCCAACCGGAAGTTGACGCCCCCGCGGCGCAGGATTGCGTAGAGCCCCTCGGCGGACAGCATCGCCTCGTCCATCTCCGTGATGTCGTCGCGGACCCAGTTCTCCATCAGGGCCAGGGGCTTGCCCCCCACTTTCCGCAGCCGGGTGAAGTGGTAGACCTTTGAACCGGCCGGGAGCTGCAGCGTGGACAGGGTGGCCTCGTCCGCCTCAATGTGGGAGAAGCTCAGGACCTCGGTGGTGGGTTTCTTGCCGTTGTTGGTGAGGTCGTCATAGAGGCTGGAGAGCTCCAGCGGGCGCCGGACCTGGCTTGACACCACCTGGGTTCCCACGCCGCGTTTCCGCACCAGCAGCCCGGACCGGACCAGTTCGTCCATGGCCTTCCGCATGGTGGGGCGCGAGAGGTTCAGCTGGGCGGCAAGGTCGATTTCGTTGTCGAGCCGGCTGCCCGGTTCCAGCACGCCACTGTAGATGGCCGCTTCTATGCCCTGGACCACCTGGTGGTACAGGGGCACGGGGGAGGAGCGGTCGATACTGAGACCCAGGTTGTTTGCCACGGTACGTTCCTTTCTGCGGCTTCAGCCCGATCGGGAGCCAAACGCAGTACGGCAACTTTGCCGCTATATGTTCGCTTGATAGGACATACTTCCTTTTGATCGTAGCAGGCACCGGCCCGGCAGGCCAAGGTCTCCGAGGGCCAGTCCATTCCGGAGCTCCGGACAGGCAGAATCCGGCCCCGCTTTGCTTTAGGTTTAGACCGTGAACCTCTCCGGAAACCTGGGCCCCCACCCGCACAACCTCGAAGTCCAGGACCTGGAAAGCTTCGACCGGTTGGTCAGCGCAGGTGCCCTGGACATGCACGGCTGGCACGCACAGTCCCTGGACCTGCGGGGGAGGACCGCTGCGCTGGAGGGCATGCACGTGGAGGGGGCCATCTTCCTCGGCTGCACGTTCGACGACGGCACCGAGGACCTCCTCCGGCAACGGGGAGCGTTGATCTTTCCGCGGCTGGAGGCGGTACCTTTCAACCCCTACCGCGCCACCCTCTATTCACCGCAGGAGCTTTACGCGGGGCTGCCGCACTCCCCGTACGAGCAGCTCCCGGATGCCCGGATCTACCAGTGGAGCATCCACGACGGCCAGCGGCACCGGCTGGATGCCACCCTCGCCTCGGCGCTGCACGACCACGCCATCGGCGACGCCCTGGACGAGCTGACCCGGGCAGCGCCGTGGCGGGACCGGGCCATGGTGGGAGTGATGGGCGGGCACGCGGCGCAGCGCGGCAGCACGGACTTTGCCCAGGCCGCGCTGCTGGGCCGGCTGCTTGCGCGGGACGGTCGCGTGGTGGCCACCGGCGGAGGGCCGGGGGCCATGGAGGCGGCCAACCTGGGCGCGTACCTCAGCGAGGCGTCCGACGGCGAGGTGCGGGCGGCGCTGGACACGCTCGCCGCCGTCCCCGGCTTCCGTCCCTCGGTGTCCGCGTGGGCGCGCGCCGCTGCCGCCGTCGTCGAACGCTTTCCCGGCGGGACGCCGTCGCTCGGCATTCCCACGTGGTTCTACGGGCACGAGCCGCCCAATTACTTCGCCACGCACATCGCCAAATACTTTGCCAACGCCATCAGGGAAGCCATCCTGCTGGAACTGTGCAAGGGAGGCATCGTCTTCCTTCCCGGCGCCGCGGGCACGGTGCAGGAAATTTTCCAGGACGCCTGCGAGAACTACTACGGCGCGCGGGAAAAGGTCACGCCCATGGTGCTGGTGGGCAGGGACCACTGGGAACACCAGTACCCCGCCTGGCCCATGCTCCGCAGCCTGGCAGCCGGCCGGCCGATGGAAGAACACATATTCCTGGTGGATTCCGTGCAGGATGCGGTGGAGGTGCTGCAAAGCCAGTTGGGCCCAGGGCAGGCCCCCTGAAACCTGGCAGGTATGCCGGCCCGGCCGGTCAGAGGTCCTTGCGGCACTGGGCCTTGCCCAGCTCAAACAGCCCGTTGAGGTCTCCGGCGGACAACCCCTCCGGCGTGCCGATCTCCGGGTACATCAGCTGCGTGGGGTCCTCCACATGGTCAAGTCCCATGACATGGCTGAGCTCATGCAGGATCACGGCGCGTGCGTAAAGGTGGCCATCGGGGTTCAGGAGTTCGTCGGCGATCTGCGGTGAGTCCAGGTCCAGGCCGCCTGTGACGAAGGCCTTGGGGCCGTCGTCGTAATTGAAATGGGTGCTGCCCCCGGTGCCGATCACCTTGCCCCTGAGCTGCGGAGCCACCTCCGGTGTTGTCCAGGCGATGAGCAGCGGCGCCCAGCGCTCGCCGTAGGCCTCCGGCTGGTACGGCGGCCGTTGGGGTGAGGGCAGTTCACGGGTGGTTCCTTCGTAGGTGAACTGGATGCCGGTGGCGGCCGAGATGGTAGTGATGGCCTCCGCAATGAGCTGCTGTGCGCCGGCAGGGGCCAGCTCATCATTGACTACATAGTGCAGCGGCCTGCAGGGGGAATACCCCACCGGGCTGCCGTCCCCGTTGACTGCCAGGAAACGGTAGGAATCGCTGCCCGGCGGCGGCGGGTTGGCCGCTCCCAGGGGAGCCTCCGACTCCTCGAATCCGGGAGGCGGCGTTTTGGTCCGGCCCTCGGCCGGCGGTGCCTGGCCTGCGTGCCCTGTGGGGCCAGCGCCCTGCCGGCCTTCCGGCTCCCCCGACGTTCCGCCTGGCGGGCCGGTTCCCGGGCCGATGCGGACATCCAGGAATCCCTTGACCCGCGGATCGCTGACCGCCACGGCCGCACCGAACACGGCAGCCGTGGTCAGCGCGGCGATGACCAGGAGCCTGCCAATACCGCGTGCGCCCCGGCGGACCCTGGACCGCGCATGGCGGGACCCCGCGCCGTGGTCCTCCACTAGCGCGCGCCCATTAGCAGGCCACCGCTAGCCCACCACGGTGCCGAAGACGAGCCCCAGCAGGTAGGTGACTGCCGCCGCGCCCAGGCCAATGGCCAGCTGGCGGATCCCGCGCGTCAGGGGTGACGTGCCGGACAGCAGGCCAACGGTGGCGCCTGTGACCAGCAGGGCGAGGCCTACCAGGACGCCCGCCACCACCAGTGCAGGCACGCCGGTCAGGCCGAACACAAACGGCAGGATGGGAACAATTGCCCCGGACGCGAAGAAGCAGAAGCTGGAGAGGGCCGCGCCCCATGCGGTGCCAACAGCCTCGTGCTGGTCATCGACGTCGGGCAGTTCCGGCTGCAGCGAAAGGCTGGGGTCGCAGTCACAGGGCAACAGGCCGGTGCGCTCGGCCACCCGGTGCTCCGCCGCTTCCTGGGTCATGCCCCTGGCAAGGTATACCAGGAGCAGTTCGTTGTGCTCGAGGTCCAGCTTGGGAGCCGCCACCAGGGTGACCTGTGTGGGCCGGGTTGCCGCCAGCAGTTCCCGCTGGGAACGGACGGAAATGAACTCGCCGGCCCCCATGGACATGGCACCGGCCAGGAGGCCGGCGATGCCGCTGAGCAGCACCACGCTGCTGGCCACGCCGGAAGCGGCCATGCCCATCACCAGGGACAGGTTGCTGACCAGTCCGTCATTGGCGCCGAACACCGCCGCGCGGAAAGTTCCCGCCAGGCGGTTGCGTCCCCGTGTGGCCAGCCCGCGGACCACTTCCTCGTGGATCTGTTCATCAGCGGCCATGGCGTCCGTGGCGTTGGGATCCTTGGCGTAGGGGGAGCGGCCTTCGGCGCGCTGGGCCAGCGCCAGCACGAACACGGAGCCGAAATGCCGGGCCAGGAAACCGAGCAGCCGGCTGCGGAGTGACGCCCGCCGGGGCTTGCCCGCACGGTCTCCCAGCAGGCCCAGCCAGTGTGCTTCGTGGCGGCCTTCGGCCTCGGCCAGGGCCAGGAGGATGTCGCGTTCTTCGCCCTGCCGGTTTTGCGCGAGGTCCCGGTAGACGGCGGCTTCGGCGCGCTCGTCTGCGAGGTATTGCCGCCATCGCTTGATGTCCGACGGCGACGGCTGGGGCTGCTGGTCCGGTGCGGATGCTTCCGGTGCAGCTGCTTCGGGTGCAGCGGGAAGGGGCGACGACGCCTGGGGCGTGGCGTTGCGGTTGTTCTGGGCGTGCGGAGACACGGACACTCCTGGGCTGGATGGGGCATGGTTCGGCCCCATTGCAGTGCCAGCTTACTGCGAAAATCCGCGGATTTTTGGCAGGTATTCCTCCCTAGGGGGTTTCGGTCCGCCGTAATCCAGGGCAGGCCCTGAGGGTGACTCCGGCCGGTTATTTGCGCTATTGACCCGTATGCCGGGCGGTGCTGTGATGAAAGTGTGGCGCAGCCAGCGCCCTCACTGAAAGAGCACGTCAGGCGAACAAACGGAGGTTCAATCATGAGCACCACCGGACAGCACCCGGACATGCCGCACCTGGATGCCGTAGAGGCGGACCCCGCCTATGACTACGCAGAGGATGCACCGGTAGTTGAGGACGACTGGGACACCGAGGACGAATACCTGGACGAAGAGGAGCCGGTAGTCCAGCCGCCTCCTGTCGTCATCGACGCCGAGGACCGCCCGGTCCCGCTGGAGGACCCGGACGAGGTCCGCGAAGCCGAGCAGGACTGACGACGGCGGCACCTCCTTCGCTGTAACGCGGGAGGAGGTGCCGCCGTCGTGCTTTGCCGTGGAACCTTCCGCCGGGCCTGGCGGGCCTGCCTGATTTAGCGGATTAGCCGACGGCGGCCGGAGCCGGCACCTCTTCGTTGTCCTGCCCGGCAACCCGGCGCTGCCAGTTGCGCATGACCTGCGGGTCGGTGGGCCTGGTCAGCAGGGACACCGCAATGTAGGCCACGGCGGAGGTCAGGAGGCCGTAGTAGATGGGCTCGTTGGCGTAGATGCCGTCCAGCGGCGCCTTGGCGTTGACTTCCAGGATGATCATGGTGCCCAGGGTCACCACGGATCCCACCGCCATGGAAACCGCGGCGGCCAGGCCTGTCCCGCGCTTCCATACCAGGCCGCCGAGGATTGCCACCAGGAGGCCGCCAACCAGGATGTCGTAGGCGATGGTCAGGGCTGCCACCACGTCCTTGGTGATGATGGCGATGACGATGGCCACGATGCCCAGGGCGAGGACCCAGGCGCGGTTGGCTTTGACGTCGTGCTCCGGGTTGTCCGTGTCTTCGGTGTTGATGGTCTTGCCGAACCAGCTGGCAACAAAGGGCAGGACGTCTGCACGGGCAACGGTGGCCGCGGCGATAAGGGCGCCGGAGGCTGTGGACATCATGGCGGCCACGGCTGCCGCGAGGACCAGCCCGCCGATGCCGACGGGGAGCAGGGTCTGGGCAACTTCGGCGTAGACGTCATCCTTGGCTGCGATCTCGATGTTGGCCAGGGCAACGCTGGCGGCCATGCCGATCAGGGCGCCGGCCACGCCGTAGAGGATGCAGTAGATGCCTGCAGTGGCACCGCCCCACCGTGCCACTGCCGGGGTCTTGGCCGTGAAGACGCGCTGCCAGATGTCCTGGCCGATCAGCAGGCCAAGGGTGTAGACCACGAAGTAGGTGATGATCGTCTGGAGCCCGATGCCGTCAATCTGGAAGAAGCTTTCGTCCACGCGGCTGCGGATGCCGTCCAGGCCGCCGGCGGCGCTCAGGGTGAAGGGGAGCATGAGGAAGAAGATGCCCACTGTCTTGATGACGAACTGCACCTGGTCGGCCAGGGTGATGGACCACATGCCGCCCACCGTGGAGTAAACCAGCACGATTGCTCCGCCGACCGCGATGGCAAGCGCCCTGTCCCAGTCGAAGAGGACCACGAAGATGGTGGCGTAGGCGCCGGTGGACGTGGCGCACAGCATCAGGGTGTACGCGAGCATCACGATCCCCGAGGCTTCGGTGGCCCGGCTGCCGTAGCGCAAAGTGAGCATCTGCGAGACGGTGTAGATCTTCAGTTTCTGGATGGTGCCGGCGAACAGGAGGCTGAGCAGCAGGACGCCTGCGCCGATGGCCACCACCAGCCACATGCCGGAGATGCCGAACTTGTAGCCCAGCCCCACGCCACCGACGGTTGAGGCGCCGCCAAGGACGACGGCGGCCATGGTGCCTGTGTAGAGGAAGGGGCCGAGGCGCCGGCCGGCTACCAGGAAGTCGCTGTTGTTCTTGGTGCGGGACTTGCCCCACCAGCCAAAAGCCAGCATCGCCAGCAGATACACCACCACGATTGCGATGTTGATGACATTTACGTCCATGTTGGCTCCTTGGAGCGTGTTGGCAGCGGGCCCGGTCCGGGTGCCGGGGAAGCCGGGCAACCGCTGCGGAAATGGGGGAAGGTTCTCGGTTATTGCTATATAGGCAACAACTGTTGTCCAAAGCTAGGCTGTGACCGTGGTAACAGTCAAGGGAGGTTTACGGTCCCCGGGCCACGCCTGCAATGACGCGTCACAGTAGGGGTGGCCCATTAGGATTGCTCCAGAGCGGAGCCGGGCGGCCGGCCATGAAAGGTTCGTAGATGAAGGCACTGCCAGTTGAGCCGAGCAACGTTCCGGTAGCCATCGGTTCCAGGATCCGTGCGGCCCGGCAGTCCCAGCGGCTCACCATAGAGCAGGTGGCCGATGCCACGGGCCTCACCAAGGGGTTCCTTAGCCGCGTGGAGCGGGACCTGACGTCGCCGTCTGTCGCCTCGCTCGTGACGCTGTGCCAGGTGTTGTCCATTTCAATCGGCGATCTGTTCGCGGCCCCCGAGACGCACCTGACCAAACGCAACGAGGGGCCAAGGATCTCCCTCGGCGGCGAAGGCATCGTGGAGCGGCTCCTCACCGCCCGTTCGGAGCGGCGCATCCAGATCATCCAGGCCTCGATCGACCCGCGCGGCCGCGGCGAGTCCGAGCTCTACGCCGTGGACTGCGACGTTGACGTGCTCCACGTGATCAAGGGCAGCATCCGGCTGATCCTCACCAATGAGGAATACGACCTCAATGCCGGAGACACGGTGACCTTCCCGGGCCGTGAACCGCACACCTGGGTCAACCCCACGGACAAGCCGGTCGAGGTGCTGTGGGTCCTGGTTCCCGCTGCCAGCCGGTAACTCCTGCCCAACCGCGTGCGTTCCTTCCCGGTTACTCACGGCGGCACGTTGTTGCAGCCGCCCGTTCTGTGGGAACTCGTCCCGCCCAACGGCTGTTGTCCAACAGTAACTGGGCTGGAGCGCATGCAAATCAGTGAGCTGTGAAGTGCCGGGCCGCCAACACGGTCCTAATTTCCGCCATGACCTGGTCCGGGCTGAACCACACGTGCTCGGGCATGTAGCGCAGGACGGAATACCCGTTGACGGTGGAGGTGTTGTTGCGGTTCCGGTCGCGGAGCATGTCCTCGCGTTTGGAATGGAACGCGAAGCCGTCGATCTCCACGATGAGGAAGCCATCCAGCAGGAAGTCCACCCGGCCAATCCCGGGCAGGAAGACCTGCGCCTCGTAGTCGATCCCGTTACTCCGGAACAGGTGCTGCGCATCGACCTCGACGATGGATTCGGCGCGCACGTCGAGTTCCCGCAGTACGCGGAGTGCTGTGCCGGAACGGTCTGCCCGCAGGTGGTGCACCAGCAGTTCCGGGGATACGCCATGCAGCCGGATTGCCGACGTCGCCATCGCGGTGGATGCTGGCGGCGGGAGGCAGCCCAAGGCATGCAGGGCTACGTCTTCCACTGCGGCTACCGGTGCGAACGGATGCCCCTCGAACCTGACTGTGCGGTGGCGGACAAAGCCGCTGCCGTGGCCATGGTTGCAGGCCAGGTGGAGCCGTGAAGGTGGCTGTCTCAGCCAGAGCCCATAGTGGGCGGCGGCGCTGGCGCAGCTGAGCCGGCCGTTGTGCCGGATTGCCGCCTGGTAATCCTCATCGCAGCCCGGGAGGGCGAAGACCCCGCGCCTGGGCTGGCTGGCTCCGGACTCCCTGAGCCGTAGCAGGTCACGGCGCGAGAAGCCAGCGTGGAGGAGTTGGGCCGATCGCGCAACTCCGCCGGCCTTCTGCAGATACTCAAGAATGTCCACATCGCCATCTGATCGCCGCAATTGCCGCAGGGGAATCGGATGCCCGCCCTATGTGGACACTCCTCCCCGACCGTGTGTGCATTCCATCCCAGTTACCTGCCGTGCACCGGGTTCCTGCTGACGCGGAGTGCCGGAATCCTGCGGTTGAGGTGGGAGGGCCCCAGTGGCGCCGGGAGTAACTGGGCAGGAACGCACGGGTCTGCTGTGCCACCGAGTGGGAGGTAAACAGATGATGCTCTGTGGAAAACAAGCTGTATGATGGCAATCACAACAGTCCCTCAACTCCTCGAAGGAGAGGCCTCCAGTGGAAGAGCTGCGCATCGAAGCCAACGGCAACCTTGGCCCCATCGATTCATCCCGGATCCCGCGCTACGCGGGTGCTGCCACATATGCCCGCCTGCCGCGGCTGGACCAGGTGGCCAAAGCTGATGTCACCGTGGTGGGCGTGCCGTTCGATTCGGGCGTCTCCTACCGCCCGGGTGCCCGCTTCGGGTCCAACCACGTCCGCGAAGCCAGCCGGCTGCTGCGCCCTTACAACCCGGCATGGGATGTCAGCCCGTTCGAGAACATCCAGGTTGCCGACGCCGGGGACATGGCGGTCAACCCGTTCAACATCCATGAGGCGATTGAAACCATCCAGCAGAACGCGCTGGACCTCACCGCAGGCGGCAGCAAGCTGGTAACCCTGGGCGGGGACCACACCATCGCCCTGCCGCTTCTCCGCGCAGCGGCTGAGCGGGCGGGAGCGCCGGTCGCCATGCTCCACTTCGACGCACACCTTGACACCTGGGACACCTACTTCGGCGCCGAATACACCCACGGCACGCCGTTCCGCCGCGCCGTCGAGGAAGGCATCCTCGACACCGAGGCCATCAGCCACATCGGCACCCGCGGCCCCCTCTACGGCAAAAAGGACCTCGACGACGACCATCGCTTCGGGTTCGGCATCGTCACCTCGGCGGACGTCTACTACCAGGGCGTCCTGGAAACTGTGGCCAAGGTCCGGGACCGGATCGGCAACCGTCCGCTGTACATCTCCGTGGACATTGACGTCCTGGACCCGGCCCATGCCCCCGGCACCGGCACTCCCGAGGCCGGCGGCATCACCAGCCGCGAGCTGCTGGAAATTATCCGCGGCTTCCGCGGCATGAACCTGGTGGGCGCCGACGTCGTGGAGGTCGCTCCCGCTTACGACCACGCCGAGATCACCGGCGTCGCCGCAAGCCACGTTGCCTACGAACTGGTCACGCTGATGGCGGACAATGCCGTAGAAGGGGACCGCTTCGGCGCGGCAACAGGCTACGCCGCCCAGGCCCTCGGCCAGGAGGCCCGCCGCCCGGCAGGCTTCGCGCCGGCAGGCAAGGAGTAACGGAGATGGCCGATCACGATCCGGATCAGGCAGCTGTGCCCGCAGGGAATGGTCCACGTACCGGCACCCGCAACGGCGGGGACCTCGTCGTCGAGACACTCGAAGCGCTGGGCGCAAAAACCGTCTTCGGCATCCCCGGCCAGCACGCCCTGGGACTCTTCGACGCGATGGGCCGGGGCAACCTGCAGTTCGTTTCCTCGCGGGTGGAGAACAACTCCGCCTTCGCCGCAGACGGGTACTCACGGGCAACGGGTGAAGTGGGCGTCCTGTTCCTCTCCACCGGTCCCGGTGCACTGACGTCCCTGGCTGGGCTGCAGGAGGCCTATGCCACCGGCGTGCCGATGGTGGTGGTGGCGAGCCAGATTCCGCTCGACGGCTTGGGCGCCCGGCGCAAGGGCATGCTGCACCAGCTCGATGACCAGAAGGCCTCGGCCGCGAACGTCACCAAGAGTCAGCGCCTGATCCAGCATGCCTCCGGCATTCCGTCCGCAATCCAGGACGCCTGGACCGAGGCGATCTCCTCGCCCCAGGGGCCGGTGTGGCTTGAGATCCCCCAGAACGTCCTGCTGGATCCGATCATGGTCCCGCCGGTGGAGGATGCGCTCGCGGAAGCGGCGGACAACCCGCCGCGTGTGGAACTGGTCCGCGAAGCCGTGAAGTGGCTCCAGGCTGCGGAACGCCCGGCCATCATTGCCGGCGGCGGCACCCGCCGGGGCCGGGCGGAGAAGCCCTTGCTGTCCATCGCGGAGAAGCTCCGTGCCCCGGTGATCTGCACGCCGGGCGGCAACGGCGCGTTCCCGTGGAACCATGAGCTCTCGCTGCAATCCTGGATCGAGGACCGCTACATGACGGACCTGCTCGAGGACGCCGACGTGCTGGTGGTGATCGGCTCGTCCCTGGGCGAGGTCACGTCCAACTACTTCACCTTCGAACCGCGCGGCAGGATCATCCAGATCGACGCCGAACCCCGGGTCCTGGAATCCAACCGGCCCGGGCTGGGCATCCGCGCTGACGCCGGCCAGGCGCTGGCTGCCCTGGACGAGGCGCTGGAGGTGGGGCCCGCGCATGCCACGCCCAGCTGGCACGGCACCGCTCCGGAGGACCTGGTCAAGGAAACCCTGGCGAAGGTCCGGGCCCGCCTGGAATCCCAGGACCTCGCCAAGGAGATGAAGTTCATGGCAGACATCCGGGAAGCAGTCCCGGCGGACATGCAGACCTTCTGGGACATGACCATCGCCGCATACTGGGGCTGGAGCTGCTGGGACGCCCGGGAGGGCCAGTTCCACTCCGCCCAGGGCGCCGGCGGCCTGGGCTACGGCTTCCCGGCGGCGATCGGCGCGGCCGTAGGGCTGGAAACAGTCGGCAAGCCGGGCCGGGTGCTCGCGGTCTCGGGCGACGGCTCGTCCATGTACTCCATCTCCGAACTTGCCACAGCGAAGCAGCACAACGTGCCGGTCACCTGGCTCATTGTGGACGACGGCGGCTACGGCATCCTGCGCGAATACATGGTGGGCGCCTTCGGCAAGGCAACGGCCACCGAACTGGCCCGCCCGGACTTCGTCAAACTCGCTGAGGCCTTCGGCGTGCCGGCCACCAAAGTGGCCCCCGAGGACGTGGGGAAGGCGCTAAAGGCGGGCTTCGCTGCGGACGGGCCCAACGTCGTCGTGGTGGAAACACTCCTGAAGATGTTCGCCCCAACCCACCTCCCTCGATAACGCCCGAACCCAACCGAATACGCAGTGAAGGGTCCCGGCATCCACAGGATGCCGGGACCCTTCGTCATCTCCGCCCACGCTTTAGTTTCCCAAAGCAACCAAATAGATATATAGTTGCTTCAGGCAAACAAATAAGGAGGCCTGAACCCATGGCAGTAGCACCGGACACGGCGGCCGATCTCGTCTACCAGATTTTCGATCTCCAGCGCGCGGTGCGGTGCATTGCCGCCGCCGGCGTGCGCGGGCAGGAAACCGGAGTGGCGCTCCAGGGCGTCCTGCGGTTCGTGGGGGAGGGGGAGTCCCGCGCCACGAGCCTGGCCGAACGGCTGGGAGTTAGCGCGCCGGTCCTCAGCCGCCACATCGCGGACCTGGAAGAGCACGGCCTGGTGGTCCGCAGGCAGGATCCCGACGACGGCCGGGCGCAGCTGGTTGCCCTCACGCCCCTCGGAGCGGACAAACTCCGGAGCATCGAGGAGCAGCGGACGGCAGTCCTGCAGGGCTACCTGCGGGACTGGAGCGAGGAGGACGCCGGCAACACGGCGAAAACCCTCCACAAGCTCAC contains:
- the iolB gene encoding 5-deoxy-glucuronate isomerase; translation: MTNWVYPLGTAADGKWDVSIGTSDSSLSVEGWAHTGLKVATLAARADVVLPAAAEERIVVPLNGSFTVTVDGTEYQLAGRASVFHGPSDVLYSGAGREVTISSADGGRVAIATAPAKDSYPTRLVTAVETPVELRGAGNCSRQVHNFGTPAALEADRFIVCEVLTPAGNWSSYPPHKHDEEKDGETQLEEIYYFETQVAASSAAPADADAMGYQRVYASDERPIDVSAEVRTGDVVLVPYGWHGPAMAAPGYDLYYLNVMAGPGPVREWLISDDPHHGWVRQTWDGQDIDPRLPFGA
- a CDS encoding GntR family transcriptional regulator, with protein sequence MANNLGLSIDRSSPVPLYHQVVQGIEAAIYSGVLEPGSRLDNEIDLAAQLNLSRPTMRKAMDELVRSGLLVRKRGVGTQVVSSQVRRPLELSSLYDDLTNNGKKPTTEVLSFSHIEADEATLSTLQLPAGSKVYHFTRLRKVGGKPLALMENWVRDDITEMDEAMLSAEGLYAILRRGGVNFRLATQRIGAMTANEYQAGMLDAEQGSALVTMERTAVDDTGRRVETGHHVYRADSYSFEMTLVQR
- a CDS encoding LOG family protein — protein: MNLSGNLGPHPHNLEVQDLESFDRLVSAGALDMHGWHAQSLDLRGRTAALEGMHVEGAIFLGCTFDDGTEDLLRQRGALIFPRLEAVPFNPYRATLYSPQELYAGLPHSPYEQLPDARIYQWSIHDGQRHRLDATLASALHDHAIGDALDELTRAAPWRDRAMVGVMGGHAAQRGSTDFAQAALLGRLLARDGRVVATGGGPGAMEAANLGAYLSEASDGEVRAALDTLAAVPGFRPSVSAWARAAAAVVERFPGGTPSLGIPTWFYGHEPPNYFATHIAKYFANAIREAILLELCKGGIVFLPGAAGTVQEIFQDACENYYGAREKVTPMVLVGRDHWEHQYPAWPMLRSLAAGRPMEEHIFLVDSVQDAVEVLQSQLGPGQAP
- a CDS encoding matrixin family metalloprotease; protein product: MEDHGAGSRHARSRVRRGARGIGRLLVIAALTTAAVFGAAVAVSDPRVKGFLDVRIGPGTGPPGGTSGEPEGRQGAGPTGHAGQAPPAEGRTKTPPPGFEESEAPLGAANPPPPGSDSYRFLAVNGDGSPVGYSPCRPLHYVVNDELAPAGAQQLIAEAITTISAATGIQFTYEGTTRELPSPQRPPYQPEAYGERWAPLLIAWTTPEVAPQLRGKVIGTGGSTHFNYDDGPKAFVTGGLDLDSPQIADELLNPDGHLYARAVILHELSHVMGLDHVEDPTQLMYPEIGTPEGLSAGDLNGLFELGKAQCRKDL
- a CDS encoding VIT1/CCC1 transporter family protein gives rise to the protein MSPHAQNNRNATPQASSPLPAAPEAAAPEASAPDQQPQPSPSDIKRWRQYLADERAEAAVYRDLAQNRQGEERDILLALAEAEGRHEAHWLGLLGDRAGKPRRASLRSRLLGFLARHFGSVFVLALAQRAEGRSPYAKDPNATDAMAADEQIHEEVVRGLATRGRNRLAGTFRAAVFGANDGLVSNLSLVMGMAASGVASSVVLLSGIAGLLAGAMSMGAGEFISVRSQRELLAATRPTQVTLVAAPKLDLEHNELLLVYLARGMTQEAAEHRVAERTGLLPCDCDPSLSLQPELPDVDDQHEAVGTAWGAALSSFCFFASGAIVPILPFVFGLTGVPALVVAGVLVGLALLVTGATVGLLSGTSPLTRGIRQLAIGLGAAAVTYLLGLVFGTVVG
- a CDS encoding sodium:solute symporter, producing the protein MDVNVINIAIVVVYLLAMLAFGWWGKSRTKNNSDFLVAGRRLGPFLYTGTMAAVVLGGASTVGGVGLGYKFGISGMWLVVAIGAGVLLLSLLFAGTIQKLKIYTVSQMLTLRYGSRATEASGIVMLAYTLMLCATSTGAYATIFVVLFDWDRALAIAVGGAIVLVYSTVGGMWSITLADQVQFVIKTVGIFFLMLPFTLSAAGGLDGIRSRVDESFFQIDGIGLQTIITYFVVYTLGLLIGQDIWQRVFTAKTPAVARWGGATAGIYCILYGVAGALIGMAASVALANIEIAAKDDVYAEVAQTLLPVGIGGLVLAAAVAAMMSTASGALIAAATVARADVLPFVASWFGKTINTEDTDNPEHDVKANRAWVLALGIVAIVIAIITKDVVAALTIAYDILVGGLLVAILGGLVWKRGTGLAAAVSMAVGSVVTLGTMIILEVNAKAPLDGIYANEPIYYGLLTSAVAYIAVSLLTRPTDPQVMRNWQRRVAGQDNEEVPAPAAVG
- a CDS encoding helix-turn-helix domain-containing protein, whose product is MKALPVEPSNVPVAIGSRIRAARQSQRLTIEQVADATGLTKGFLSRVERDLTSPSVASLVTLCQVLSISIGDLFAAPETHLTKRNEGPRISLGGEGIVERLLTARSERRIQIIQASIDPRGRGESELYAVDCDVDVLHVIKGSIRLILTNEEYDLNAGDTVTFPGREPHTWVNPTDKPVEVLWVLVPAASR
- a CDS encoding type IV toxin-antitoxin system AbiEi family antitoxin domain-containing protein, which encodes MDILEYLQKAGGVARSAQLLHAGFSRRDLLRLRESGASQPRRGVFALPGCDEDYQAAIRHNGRLSCASAAAHYGLWLRQPPSRLHLACNHGHGSGFVRHRTVRFEGHPFAPVAAVEDVALHALGCLPPPASTAMATSAIRLHGVSPELLVHHLRADRSGTALRVLRELDVRAESIVEVDAQHLFRSNGIDYEAQVFLPGIGRVDFLLDGFLIVEIDGFAFHSKREDMLRDRNRNNTSTVNGYSVLRYMPEHVWFSPDQVMAEIRTVLAARHFTAH